One genomic segment of Hippoglossus hippoglossus isolate fHipHip1 chromosome 22, fHipHip1.pri, whole genome shotgun sequence includes these proteins:
- the ptbp1a gene encoding polypyrimidine tract-binding protein 1a isoform X1 — translation MDGRLDADLYPLGSGYVPEIESVHDISVGTKRGSDELFSSCISNGPYIMNAANGNDSKKFKGDVRSPGVPSRVVHVRKLPNDINEAEVIGLGLPFGKVTNLLMLKGKNQAFLELNSEECAQTMVSYYSSVTPVIRNHPIYMQYSTHKELKTDNSPNQVRAQAALQAVNALHGGGMGGMAIATDAAAMGGAGGQSPVLRVIVENLFYPVTLDVLHQIFSKFGTVLKIITFTKNNQFQALIQYADGMTAQHSKLSLDGQNIYNACCTLRISFSKLTSLNVKYNNDKSRDYTRPDLPTADSQQSLDHQTMAAAAFAAPGLISASPYGGAHAFPPTFAIQQGPFPIGLSMPGMPGALASLGMSHGGMAAAAAAASRLGLSGLTATGGHNVMLVSNLNPESVTPHCLFILFGVYGDVMRVKILFNKKENALIQMSDGTQAQLAMSHLNGQRLHGRAMRVTLSKHTTVQLPREGHEEQGLTKDYSNSPLHRFKKPGSKNYSNIFPPSATLHLSNIPPSVVEDDLRRLFASSGATVKAFKFFQKDRKMALIQMGSVEEAIECLIEFHNHDLGENHHLRVSFSKSTI, via the exons ATGGACGG CCGCCTAGACGCTGACTTGTACCCTCTGGGATCCGGCTACGTCCCTGAAATCGA gAGTGTCCATGACATATCAGTTGGCACAAAG AGGGGATCCGACGAACTCTTTTCTTCCTGCATATCCAACGGACCCTATATCATGAACGCAG CCAATGGCAACGACAGCAAAAAATTCAAAGGTGACGTCCGCAGCCCTGGTGTTCCGTCACGTGTGGTCCACGTACGCAAGCTTCCCAATGACATAAACGAGGCCGAGGTTATTGGCCTGGGATTGCCCTTTGGGAAGGTCACCAATCTGCTGATGCTGAAAGGGAAGAACCAg GCATTCTTGGAACTGAACAGCGAAGAGTGTGCACAGACGATGGTGAGCTACTACTCCTCTGTCACTCCCGTCATCAGAAACCACCCCATCTACATGCAATACTCTACCCATAAGGAGCTCAAGACGGACAACTCTCCCAACCAAGTG CGTGCGCAGGCAGCTCTGCAGGCAGTCAATGCTCTGCACGGTGGTGGGATGGGAGGCATGGCCATTGCCACAGATGCAGCAGCCATGGGAGGAGCAGGGGGTCAAAGCCCTGTTCTCAGAGTCATAGTGGAAAACCTCTTCTACCCCGTCACGCTGGATGTCCTACACCAG ATTTTCTCCAAGTTCGGAACAGTGCTGAAGATCATCACTTTCACTAAGAACAACCAGTTCCAGGCTCTGATCCAGTACGCCGATGGCATGACAGCTCAGCATTCTAAACTG TCTCTGGATGGACAGAACATCTACAACGCCTGCTGTACCTTGAGAATTAGCTTCTCCAAGCTGACCAGCCTCAATGTCAAGTACAACAATGATAAGAGCAGGGACTACACTCGACCAGACCTCCCAACTGCAGATTCACAGCAATCTCTTGATCACCAGACCATGGCCGCCGCTGCATTTG CTGCTCCAGGATTAATCTCGGCCTCTCCTTATGGTGGTGCTCATGCCTTCCCCCCAACCTTTGCCATCCAACAGG GTCCGTTTCCCATAGGTCTGTCAATGCCTGGTATGCCCGGTGCCCTGGCGTCCCTGGGTATGAGCCATGGTGGCATGGCAgccgcagctgctgctgccagcaGGCTCGGCCTATCAGGCCTCACTGCCACTGGGGGACACAATGTCATGCTGGTCAGCAACCTGAACCCTGAG AGCGTTACGCCACACTGCCTCTTTATTCTTTTCG GTGTGTATGGCGACGTGATGAGGGTGAAGATCCTGTTCAATAAAAAGGAGAATGCTCTGATCCAGATGTCCGATGGCACACAGGCCCAGCTAG CTATGAGCCACCTGAACGGCCAGCGGCTGCATGGCCGGGCCATGCGCGTGACGTTGTCAAAGCATACCACAGTGCAGCTGCCCAGAGAGGGCCACGAGGAACAGGGCCTTACAAAGGACTACAGCAACTCACCGCTGCATCGCTTCAAGAAGCCTGGCTCCAAAAATTACTCCAACATCTTCCCACCCTCTGCAACACTCCACCTCTCCAACATACC GCCTTCAGTGGTGGAGGATGACCTCAGGAGACTGTTCGCCAGCTCAGGAGCGACAGTCAAAGCATTCAAGTTCTTTCA AAAAGACCGCAAAATGGCCCTGATCCAGATGGGCTCAGTCGAGGAGGCAATCGAGTGCCTCATCGAGTTCCACAACCACGATCTTGGAGAGAACCATCACCTTCGAGTGTCCTTCTCCAAATCCACCATCTGA
- the ptbp1a gene encoding polypyrimidine tract-binding protein 1a isoform X3 — MDGRLDADLYPLGSGYVPEIESVHDISVGTKRGSDELFSSCISNGPYIMNAANGNDSKKFKGDVRSPGVPSRVVHVRKLPNDINEAEVIGLGLPFGKVTNLLMLKGKNQAFLELNSEECAQTMVSYYSSVTPVIRNHPIYMQYSTHKELKTDNSPNQVRAQAALQAVNALHGGGMGGMAIATDAAAMGGAGGQSPVLRVIVENLFYPVTLDVLHQIFSKFGTVLKIITFTKNNQFQALIQYADGMTAQHSKLSLDGQNIYNACCTLRISFSKLTSLNVKYNNDKSRDYTRPDLPTADSQQSLDHQTMAAAAFAAPGLISASPYGGAHAFPPTFAIQQGLSMPGMPGALASLGMSHGGMAAAAAAASRLGLSGLTATGGHNVMLVSNLNPESVTPHCLFILFGVYGDVMRVKILFNKKENALIQMSDGTQAQLAMSHLNGQRLHGRAMRVTLSKHTTVQLPREGHEEQGLTKDYSNSPLHRFKKPGSKNYSNIFPPSATLHLSNIPPSVVEDDLRRLFASSGATVKAFKFFQKDRKMALIQMGSVEEAIECLIEFHNHDLGENHHLRVSFSKSTI, encoded by the exons ATGGACGG CCGCCTAGACGCTGACTTGTACCCTCTGGGATCCGGCTACGTCCCTGAAATCGA gAGTGTCCATGACATATCAGTTGGCACAAAG AGGGGATCCGACGAACTCTTTTCTTCCTGCATATCCAACGGACCCTATATCATGAACGCAG CCAATGGCAACGACAGCAAAAAATTCAAAGGTGACGTCCGCAGCCCTGGTGTTCCGTCACGTGTGGTCCACGTACGCAAGCTTCCCAATGACATAAACGAGGCCGAGGTTATTGGCCTGGGATTGCCCTTTGGGAAGGTCACCAATCTGCTGATGCTGAAAGGGAAGAACCAg GCATTCTTGGAACTGAACAGCGAAGAGTGTGCACAGACGATGGTGAGCTACTACTCCTCTGTCACTCCCGTCATCAGAAACCACCCCATCTACATGCAATACTCTACCCATAAGGAGCTCAAGACGGACAACTCTCCCAACCAAGTG CGTGCGCAGGCAGCTCTGCAGGCAGTCAATGCTCTGCACGGTGGTGGGATGGGAGGCATGGCCATTGCCACAGATGCAGCAGCCATGGGAGGAGCAGGGGGTCAAAGCCCTGTTCTCAGAGTCATAGTGGAAAACCTCTTCTACCCCGTCACGCTGGATGTCCTACACCAG ATTTTCTCCAAGTTCGGAACAGTGCTGAAGATCATCACTTTCACTAAGAACAACCAGTTCCAGGCTCTGATCCAGTACGCCGATGGCATGACAGCTCAGCATTCTAAACTG TCTCTGGATGGACAGAACATCTACAACGCCTGCTGTACCTTGAGAATTAGCTTCTCCAAGCTGACCAGCCTCAATGTCAAGTACAACAATGATAAGAGCAGGGACTACACTCGACCAGACCTCCCAACTGCAGATTCACAGCAATCTCTTGATCACCAGACCATGGCCGCCGCTGCATTTG CTGCTCCAGGATTAATCTCGGCCTCTCCTTATGGTGGTGCTCATGCCTTCCCCCCAACCTTTGCCATCCAACAGG GTCTGTCAATGCCTGGTATGCCCGGTGCCCTGGCGTCCCTGGGTATGAGCCATGGTGGCATGGCAgccgcagctgctgctgccagcaGGCTCGGCCTATCAGGCCTCACTGCCACTGGGGGACACAATGTCATGCTGGTCAGCAACCTGAACCCTGAG AGCGTTACGCCACACTGCCTCTTTATTCTTTTCG GTGTGTATGGCGACGTGATGAGGGTGAAGATCCTGTTCAATAAAAAGGAGAATGCTCTGATCCAGATGTCCGATGGCACACAGGCCCAGCTAG CTATGAGCCACCTGAACGGCCAGCGGCTGCATGGCCGGGCCATGCGCGTGACGTTGTCAAAGCATACCACAGTGCAGCTGCCCAGAGAGGGCCACGAGGAACAGGGCCTTACAAAGGACTACAGCAACTCACCGCTGCATCGCTTCAAGAAGCCTGGCTCCAAAAATTACTCCAACATCTTCCCACCCTCTGCAACACTCCACCTCTCCAACATACC GCCTTCAGTGGTGGAGGATGACCTCAGGAGACTGTTCGCCAGCTCAGGAGCGACAGTCAAAGCATTCAAGTTCTTTCA AAAAGACCGCAAAATGGCCCTGATCCAGATGGGCTCAGTCGAGGAGGCAATCGAGTGCCTCATCGAGTTCCACAACCACGATCTTGGAGAGAACCATCACCTTCGAGTGTCCTTCTCCAAATCCACCATCTGA
- the ptbp1a gene encoding polypyrimidine tract-binding protein 1a isoform X4, giving the protein MDGRLDADLYPLGSGYVPEIESVHDISVGTKRGSDELFSSCISNGPYIMNAANGNDSKKFKGDVRSPGVPSRVVHVRKLPNDINEAEVIGLGLPFGKVTNLLMLKGKNQAFLELNSEECAQTMVSYYSSVTPVIRNHPIYMQYSTHKELKTDNSPNQVRAQAALQAVNALHGGGMGGMAIATDAAAMGGAGGQSPVLRVIVENLFYPVTLDVLHQIFSKFGTVLKIITFTKNNQFQALIQYADGMTAQHSKLSLDGQNIYNACCTLRISFSKLTSLNVKYNNDKSRDYTRPDLPTADSQQSLDHQTMAAAAFGLISASPYGGAHAFPPTFAIQQGLSMPGMPGALASLGMSHGGMAAAAAAASRLGLSGLTATGGHNVMLVSNLNPESVTPHCLFILFGVYGDVMRVKILFNKKENALIQMSDGTQAQLAMSHLNGQRLHGRAMRVTLSKHTTVQLPREGHEEQGLTKDYSNSPLHRFKKPGSKNYSNIFPPSATLHLSNIPPSVVEDDLRRLFASSGATVKAFKFFQKDRKMALIQMGSVEEAIECLIEFHNHDLGENHHLRVSFSKSTI; this is encoded by the exons ATGGACGG CCGCCTAGACGCTGACTTGTACCCTCTGGGATCCGGCTACGTCCCTGAAATCGA gAGTGTCCATGACATATCAGTTGGCACAAAG AGGGGATCCGACGAACTCTTTTCTTCCTGCATATCCAACGGACCCTATATCATGAACGCAG CCAATGGCAACGACAGCAAAAAATTCAAAGGTGACGTCCGCAGCCCTGGTGTTCCGTCACGTGTGGTCCACGTACGCAAGCTTCCCAATGACATAAACGAGGCCGAGGTTATTGGCCTGGGATTGCCCTTTGGGAAGGTCACCAATCTGCTGATGCTGAAAGGGAAGAACCAg GCATTCTTGGAACTGAACAGCGAAGAGTGTGCACAGACGATGGTGAGCTACTACTCCTCTGTCACTCCCGTCATCAGAAACCACCCCATCTACATGCAATACTCTACCCATAAGGAGCTCAAGACGGACAACTCTCCCAACCAAGTG CGTGCGCAGGCAGCTCTGCAGGCAGTCAATGCTCTGCACGGTGGTGGGATGGGAGGCATGGCCATTGCCACAGATGCAGCAGCCATGGGAGGAGCAGGGGGTCAAAGCCCTGTTCTCAGAGTCATAGTGGAAAACCTCTTCTACCCCGTCACGCTGGATGTCCTACACCAG ATTTTCTCCAAGTTCGGAACAGTGCTGAAGATCATCACTTTCACTAAGAACAACCAGTTCCAGGCTCTGATCCAGTACGCCGATGGCATGACAGCTCAGCATTCTAAACTG TCTCTGGATGGACAGAACATCTACAACGCCTGCTGTACCTTGAGAATTAGCTTCTCCAAGCTGACCAGCCTCAATGTCAAGTACAACAATGATAAGAGCAGGGACTACACTCGACCAGACCTCCCAACTGCAGATTCACAGCAATCTCTTGATCACCAGACCATGGCCGCCGCTGCATTTG GATTAATCTCGGCCTCTCCTTATGGTGGTGCTCATGCCTTCCCCCCAACCTTTGCCATCCAACAGG GTCTGTCAATGCCTGGTATGCCCGGTGCCCTGGCGTCCCTGGGTATGAGCCATGGTGGCATGGCAgccgcagctgctgctgccagcaGGCTCGGCCTATCAGGCCTCACTGCCACTGGGGGACACAATGTCATGCTGGTCAGCAACCTGAACCCTGAG AGCGTTACGCCACACTGCCTCTTTATTCTTTTCG GTGTGTATGGCGACGTGATGAGGGTGAAGATCCTGTTCAATAAAAAGGAGAATGCTCTGATCCAGATGTCCGATGGCACACAGGCCCAGCTAG CTATGAGCCACCTGAACGGCCAGCGGCTGCATGGCCGGGCCATGCGCGTGACGTTGTCAAAGCATACCACAGTGCAGCTGCCCAGAGAGGGCCACGAGGAACAGGGCCTTACAAAGGACTACAGCAACTCACCGCTGCATCGCTTCAAGAAGCCTGGCTCCAAAAATTACTCCAACATCTTCCCACCCTCTGCAACACTCCACCTCTCCAACATACC GCCTTCAGTGGTGGAGGATGACCTCAGGAGACTGTTCGCCAGCTCAGGAGCGACAGTCAAAGCATTCAAGTTCTTTCA AAAAGACCGCAAAATGGCCCTGATCCAGATGGGCTCAGTCGAGGAGGCAATCGAGTGCCTCATCGAGTTCCACAACCACGATCTTGGAGAGAACCATCACCTTCGAGTGTCCTTCTCCAAATCCACCATCTGA
- the ptbp1a gene encoding polypyrimidine tract-binding protein 1a isoform X2, translating into MDGRLDADLYPLGSGYVPEIESVHDISVGTKRGSDELFSSCISNGPYIMNAANGNDSKKFKGDVRSPGVPSRVVHVRKLPNDINEAEVIGLGLPFGKVTNLLMLKGKNQAFLELNSEECAQTMVSYYSSVTPVIRNHPIYMQYSTHKELKTDNSPNQVRAQAALQAVNALHGGGMGGMAIATDAAAMGGAGGQSPVLRVIVENLFYPVTLDVLHQIFSKFGTVLKIITFTKNNQFQALIQYADGMTAQHSKLSLDGQNIYNACCTLRISFSKLTSLNVKYNNDKSRDYTRPDLPTADSQQSLDHQTMAAAAFGLISASPYGGAHAFPPTFAIQQGPFPIGLSMPGMPGALASLGMSHGGMAAAAAAASRLGLSGLTATGGHNVMLVSNLNPESVTPHCLFILFGVYGDVMRVKILFNKKENALIQMSDGTQAQLAMSHLNGQRLHGRAMRVTLSKHTTVQLPREGHEEQGLTKDYSNSPLHRFKKPGSKNYSNIFPPSATLHLSNIPPSVVEDDLRRLFASSGATVKAFKFFQKDRKMALIQMGSVEEAIECLIEFHNHDLGENHHLRVSFSKSTI; encoded by the exons ATGGACGG CCGCCTAGACGCTGACTTGTACCCTCTGGGATCCGGCTACGTCCCTGAAATCGA gAGTGTCCATGACATATCAGTTGGCACAAAG AGGGGATCCGACGAACTCTTTTCTTCCTGCATATCCAACGGACCCTATATCATGAACGCAG CCAATGGCAACGACAGCAAAAAATTCAAAGGTGACGTCCGCAGCCCTGGTGTTCCGTCACGTGTGGTCCACGTACGCAAGCTTCCCAATGACATAAACGAGGCCGAGGTTATTGGCCTGGGATTGCCCTTTGGGAAGGTCACCAATCTGCTGATGCTGAAAGGGAAGAACCAg GCATTCTTGGAACTGAACAGCGAAGAGTGTGCACAGACGATGGTGAGCTACTACTCCTCTGTCACTCCCGTCATCAGAAACCACCCCATCTACATGCAATACTCTACCCATAAGGAGCTCAAGACGGACAACTCTCCCAACCAAGTG CGTGCGCAGGCAGCTCTGCAGGCAGTCAATGCTCTGCACGGTGGTGGGATGGGAGGCATGGCCATTGCCACAGATGCAGCAGCCATGGGAGGAGCAGGGGGTCAAAGCCCTGTTCTCAGAGTCATAGTGGAAAACCTCTTCTACCCCGTCACGCTGGATGTCCTACACCAG ATTTTCTCCAAGTTCGGAACAGTGCTGAAGATCATCACTTTCACTAAGAACAACCAGTTCCAGGCTCTGATCCAGTACGCCGATGGCATGACAGCTCAGCATTCTAAACTG TCTCTGGATGGACAGAACATCTACAACGCCTGCTGTACCTTGAGAATTAGCTTCTCCAAGCTGACCAGCCTCAATGTCAAGTACAACAATGATAAGAGCAGGGACTACACTCGACCAGACCTCCCAACTGCAGATTCACAGCAATCTCTTGATCACCAGACCATGGCCGCCGCTGCATTTG GATTAATCTCGGCCTCTCCTTATGGTGGTGCTCATGCCTTCCCCCCAACCTTTGCCATCCAACAGG GTCCGTTTCCCATAGGTCTGTCAATGCCTGGTATGCCCGGTGCCCTGGCGTCCCTGGGTATGAGCCATGGTGGCATGGCAgccgcagctgctgctgccagcaGGCTCGGCCTATCAGGCCTCACTGCCACTGGGGGACACAATGTCATGCTGGTCAGCAACCTGAACCCTGAG AGCGTTACGCCACACTGCCTCTTTATTCTTTTCG GTGTGTATGGCGACGTGATGAGGGTGAAGATCCTGTTCAATAAAAAGGAGAATGCTCTGATCCAGATGTCCGATGGCACACAGGCCCAGCTAG CTATGAGCCACCTGAACGGCCAGCGGCTGCATGGCCGGGCCATGCGCGTGACGTTGTCAAAGCATACCACAGTGCAGCTGCCCAGAGAGGGCCACGAGGAACAGGGCCTTACAAAGGACTACAGCAACTCACCGCTGCATCGCTTCAAGAAGCCTGGCTCCAAAAATTACTCCAACATCTTCCCACCCTCTGCAACACTCCACCTCTCCAACATACC GCCTTCAGTGGTGGAGGATGACCTCAGGAGACTGTTCGCCAGCTCAGGAGCGACAGTCAAAGCATTCAAGTTCTTTCA AAAAGACCGCAAAATGGCCCTGATCCAGATGGGCTCAGTCGAGGAGGCAATCGAGTGCCTCATCGAGTTCCACAACCACGATCTTGGAGAGAACCATCACCTTCGAGTGTCCTTCTCCAAATCCACCATCTGA